A section of the Acanthochromis polyacanthus isolate Apoly-LR-REF ecotype Palm Island chromosome 13, KAUST_Apoly_ChrSc, whole genome shotgun sequence genome encodes:
- the appbp2 gene encoding amyloid protein-binding protein 2 has protein sequence MAAVELEWIPETLYNTAISAVVDNYSRSRRDIRSLPENIQFDVYYKLYQQGRLCQLGGEFCELEVFAKVLRASDKRHLLHHCFQALMDHGVKVASVLANSFSRRCSYIAESDAHVKEKAIQFGFVLGGFLSDAGWYGDAEKVFLSCLQLCTLHSEVLHCYRAVECCVRLLHVRNGNCKYHLGEETFKLAQSYMDKLAKHGHQANKAALYGELCALLFAKSHYDEAYRWCIEAMKEITPGLPVKVVVDVLRQASKACVVKREFRKAEQLIKHAVFLAREHFGHKHPKYSDTLLDYGFYLLNVDNICQSVAIYQTALDIRQSVFGGKNIHVATAHEDLAYSSYVHQYSSGKFDNALFHAERAIDIITHILPEDHLLLASSKRVKALILEEIAIDCHNKETEERLLQEAHDLHLSSLQLAKKAFGEFNVQTAKHYGNLGRLYQSMRKFKEAEEMHIKAIQIKEQLLGHEDYEVALSVGHLASLYNYDMNQYEDAERLYLRSIAIGKKLFGEGYSGLEYDYRGLIKLYNSVGNYEKVFEYHNVLSNWNRLRDRQFAVADALEDVNTTPQQTQEVVQAFLLAQSLGPTRPCLG, from the exons ctttACCAGCAGGGCCGGCTCTGCCAGCTGGGGGGAGAGTTCTGTGAGCTGGAGGTGTTTGCTAAGGTGTTGCGGGCTTCAGATAAAAG ACATCTCCTGCACCACTGTTTCCAGGCCCTAATGGACCACGGTGTGAAAGTAGCCTCAGTTCTGGCAAACTCCTTCAGCCGCCGCTGCTCCTACATCGCAGAGTCTGACGCCCACGTCAAAGAGAAGGCTATTCAGTTCGGCTTTGTGCTGG GTGGCTTCTTGTCTGATGCGGGCTGGTATGGAGATGCAGAAAAAGTGTTCCTGTCGTGCCTGCAGCTGTGCACACTCCACAGTGAAGTCCTCCACTGCTACCGGGCTGTGGAATGCTGTGTCAG GCTGCTTCATGTCCGCAATGGAAATTGTAAGTATCACCTGGGGGAGGAGACCTTCAAGCTTGCTCAGTCTTACATGGacaaactagccaaacatggcCACCAGGCCAACAAGGCAGCGCTGTATGGTGAGCTTTGTGCCTTGCTCTTCGCCAAAAGCCACTATGATGAG GCATACAGGTGGTGTATAGAGGCTATGAAGGAAATTACTCCTGGGCTGCCTGTCAAAGTAGTAGTTGATGTCCTCAGACAAGCCTCCAAG GCCTGTGTGGTAAAGAGGGAGTTCAGAAAAGCAGAGCAGCTGATCAAACATGCAGTGTTTCTCGCAAG aGAACATTTTGGACACAAGCATCCCAAGTACTCCGACACGCTGCTAGATTATGGATTTTACTTATTAAATGTAGACAACATATGCCAATCAGTTGCTATTTACCAG ACTGCCCTGGACATTCGACAGTCTGTGTTTGGGGGAAAGAACATCCATGTTGCCACAGCCCATGAAGACCTGGCCTACTCTTCATACGTGCACCAGTACAGCTCTGGGAAATTTGACAACGCTCT ATTCCATGCAGAACGTGCCATAGACATCATAACTCACATTCTGCCTGAGGACCATCTTCTGTTGGCTTCCTCTAAGAGAGTCAAAG CACTAATCCTGGAGGAAATTGCCATTGACTGCCACaataaagagacagaagagcGTCTCCTGCAGGAGGCCCATGATTTGCACCTCTCTTCACTGCAACTGGCCAAGAAAGCCTTTGGGGAGTTCAACGTCCAGACAGCAAAACACTACGGCAACCTAGGACGGCTCTACCAGTCCATGAGGAAGTTTAAG gaggcAGAGGAAATGCACATCAAAGCCATCCAGATCAAGGAGCAGCTACTGGGCCATGAAGACTATGAAGTGGCTCTGTCAGTGGGTCACCTGGCCTCTCTCTACAACTACGACATGAACCAGTATGAAGACGCAGAGAGGCTCTACCTGCGCTCCATTGCTATTG GTAAGAAGCTGTTTGGAGAGGGTTACAGTGGGCTGGAGTACGACTACCGAGGCCTGATCAAACTCTACAACTCAGTAGGGAACTATGAGAAGGTGTTTGAGTACCACAACGTACTGTCCAACTGGAACCGGCTGAGGGACCGACAGTTTGCTGTGGCAGACGCCCTGGAGGATGTCAACACTACACCCCAGCAGACCCAGGAGGTGGTACAAGCCTTCCTATTGGCTCAGAGCCTAGGCCCAACCCGCCCCTGTCTCGGCTGA